The sequence ATATATAGACTGATGCGTGGTTATCGAGGATGTGAGCTAACCACAAAATTAAACATCTTGCTGAACGGTTTTGGTATGCAAGAAGAGGCAGAACAGTATTTAAAAACAGTGATTGAAAATAAAGAGACATTGAGAAAGATACTTGATTAATGTCTTCTAAAGGGCAGACTACTAGATTAGCTAGTAGTCTTTTTATATGTCAAGCTAAATTAAGAAATGCCAAGGTAATGACTCGATACAGAGATATTAGCCTACTATTTCTATTGTCTTGTATTTAATACGTTTGTTTCGATGAATGCCGAAAATGAAACTCAGTTTGGGGAATTAAAAATCGAGCAATTTAGTATAGAGATCAGGTAGTATTTTGCCTTCAGAAAAACTAAGTCAAAAAGAAAAAAACTTTAAGGCGAAGGAGCAATCCAAAGTTTACGAAAAGTTGCAAAATGTAGCGAAAGTGTTGTCACCAGTTTTACCATTAGTCAAAATGGAATGCAAGATTAAAATTAAGATTTAAGATGATTTTACATTTATGTACTTTTAAACGTAGAAGTATTCAAAATATACCGTACGATTTAGGTTATGAAAATCAGGATGACCGAATCATAACCCTATACAAGTGATGTCGT is a genomic window of Gracilibacillus salinarum containing:
- a CDS encoding helix-turn-helix domain-containing protein; translated protein: MSNQEKANILEMIDERFGELVELLKQKRGYTLQELSDKTNLSPSYIYRLMRGYRGCELTTKLNILLNGFGMQEEAEQYLKTVIENKETLRKILD